CCGCTGCTGTCTTGGCTAGAGATCAGGCAGAGTGTTTTGAATTTGGAATGAACGATCACATCGCCAAGCCTATTCTGCCCGGGCAGTTATTGGTGGTGTTGGAGCGTTGGATCGTCTCAGGGGAACGTGGCGCCCCCATCCGTGAGGCAAATGAATTGCAATTCGGGACTGATACCTTACCCGATCAACTGTCCGGTTTTGACATTGATTTGGCGCTCCAACGATTGAACGGTAATCGCGTCCTACTGATGACTTTGCTGAAGCGGTTTGGTGAGAAATTTTCCAGAACCAGTGACATCATCGCGGACCTGGTAGGTCGGGGGCAATACAAAGAAGCGATGCAATGGGTTCATAAACTCAAGGGTGCTGCGGGCAATCTCAGTGCAACTGAAGTGTATCACCACGCCGGATTGTTGGAACAAGAACTCAAGAACGATCTGCTACCCATTAGCCAGGCGGCGTTTGATCAGACTCTCAGCGTCGTATTGACCTCTATTGCCACGCTCTCACCTTCTGCTAAACCCTGCACATCTTGCGACTGGTCACGGGCCACTGTGTTGCTCAAGGAAATACGAACGCTGCTTGATAATGGTGAGTTCGTCCCCCTTGATTTTGTTTCGGAACTCCAAAAGGTGTTACCAAGCTTATCATTACGTGATGATTTGGTGCGCCTCAAGGAGCAAATCGATACCCTGGATTATTCGACGGCGGCTAATACGATGGATCGCTTGACCCTGACCATCCAACCCCTCTTCTAATACTTAGTGTCTATCCGAAGCCCTCGATTTTGTGTTTCGCAACCCGGAGGATTGCGCCAGCTATTAGTCGGGATCGAGCGAAGTGGCCGTTCTCCGAAACTTACCCATCTATCACGATGACAAATGGTGTTCGGTTCCTGCTTCATCGAGGCTGCCCAGGGAATGGCTTGGTTTTCGCCAGTAAGACTCCCCTTAGCGGGGAGTCTTACGCGGATTGCGCCGCAGCCGACAACTCCCCCAGGTCTCACGACCTCTCCACAGGCTTAAGATTCCGTGGAACTCACGGTACGTTAATATTGTTGACTATCCAGTTTGGTTTAGTAAACGAGCCGAGGTGGATAAAAACATCCAGTGGTCCTATGTCG
This window of the Gammaproteobacteria bacterium genome carries:
- a CDS encoding hypothetical protein (Evidence 5 : Unknown function) encodes the protein MRINVERVDAEPGFATLRFAIQDTGIGMSEGQVKCLFQSFAQADGSITRRFGGAGLGLAISQRLVGLMGGEIIVTSTLGQGSEFSFNIRLAIPEEISVSHTIALQPLVREPSVAIRGARILLVEDNEINQQVAGEILERWGFSIVVASDGEQALTALEESRPFDLVLMDVQMPVMDGLEAARRIRRNERFRDLPVIAMTAAVLARDQAECFEFGMNDHIAKPILPGQLLVVLERWIVSGERGAPIREANELQFGTDTLPDQLSGFDIDLALQRLNGNRVLLMTLLKRFGEKFSRTSDIIADLVGRGQYKEAMQWVHKLKGAAGNLSATEVYHHAGLLEQELKNDLLPISQAAFDQTLSVVLTSIATLSPSAKPCTSCDWSRATVLLKEIRTLLDNGEFVPLDFVSELQKVLPSLSLRDDLVRLKEQIDTLDYSTAANTMDRLTLTIQPLF